The Pseudomonas chlororaphis subsp. piscium genome contains the following window.
ATTTTCTTCGGCACCCCGTACCGCATGGGGGCCAGCCTGCCCGTTGCGGAAAAGACCAAACCCGACGCCGAGCTGTGGATAACCATGGAAGGCTGGGACGGCAGCATGCACCAGGCGGCCATCCCCCTGGGCCAGGCATCCCCGGCCACCCTCGCCTGGCTGAACCAACAAGGAGGCAAACCATGATTGCTGTACCCACCGCCCGCCTGCGCCTGCTCGGTGCCGGCGCGATTCTGCTCGCCAGCGCTGTGTTCAGCGGCGGCGCCCTGGCCCACAACCCGATGTGCGAGTGCAAGCAGATCGACGGCGAGCAGATCCGCTGCACCGGCGGCTTCTCCGATGGCAGCGGCGCCCCGGGGGTGACCCTGGACGTGATCGGCTACGACGAAACCATCCTGGTGCCCGGCAAGCTGGGCGCCGACTCCACCCTGACCTTCAAGAAACCCGACGCCGAGTTCTACGTGCTGTTCGACGCCGGCCCCGGCCACGTGGTCGAGATCGACCAAGCCGACATCGAGGCCCCATGAGCACCTCCACCCCCCAAGTCGTGCGCCCGGCCGGCGCCGGCCATGAAACCCTCTACGTCCTGCTGCTGTGCCTGCTGATCCTCGGCGTGGCCGGCTCCGTGGTGCTCTGGCGCGGCGAAACCCGAGAAGTGGCGAGCGTCGACAGCCATCAACTGGACGCCCGCCGCGACCTCACCGCCGGCGAACAGGGCCTGTACGCCGACCTGCGGGTGACCCTCGACGAAATCCGCCTGCTACGCGAAGAAGCCCAGGCCCTGCCGACGCCCGAGCAACTGGCCGAGGAAGGCTTCGCGCCCTTCGCCCAGGACGCCAGCTCGGTGAGCCGTGGCGGGCATGTCTGGCAACTGCGGCAACAGGCCTATGTCGGCCTCAGCCAGGACAACGCAGTGGCCGGTTCATTGCTGATGCGTATCGCTGCCGACCCGAGCGCCGCCCCGGACATCTGGCTCAATCGCGGCCCGTCCCTCGCCGCCCCCGACGACCTCAGCGACGCCGCCCTGGCCAGTGCCGGCTGGCAGCAGGTGGTCGCGCAATTCGATGCCGGAGTGACCCGCCAGCATCGCCACTGAACCCACGCATTCACCCGAGAGAAGACCGCTAGCCCATGCCTATTTCATCTCAACGCCGCCCGTTCCTGCGGGTGCTGCTGGTCAGCCTGTTCGCCCTGTTGCTCAGCCCTCTCGCCACGGCCGACCAGGCCAAGCGCCTGCGTATCGGCATCACCCTGCATCCCTACTACAGCTACGTGGCCAACATCGTCGGCGACAAGGCCGACGTCGTGCCGCTGATTCCCGCCGGCTTCAACCCTCACGCCTATGAACCGCGCGCCGAAGACATCAAGCGCATCGGCACCCTGGACGTGATCGTGCTCAACGGCGTCGGCCACGACGACTTCGCCGACCGCATGATCGAGGCCAGCGAGCGCCCGGACATCCCGGTGATCGAGGCCAACCAGAACGTGCCGCTGCTGGCCGCCACCGGCATCGCCGCGCGCGGCGCCGGCAAGGTGGTCAACCCGCACACCTTCCTGTCCATCAGCGCCTCCATCGCCCAGGTCAACAACATCGCCCGCGAGCTGGGCAAGATGGACCCAGCCAACGCCAAGGCCTACACCCAGAACGCCCGCGCCTACGGCAAGCGCCTGCGGCAGATGCGCGCCGACGCCCTGGCCAAGCTGACCAAGGCGCCCAACGCCGACCTGCGGGTGGCCACGGTGCACGCCGCCTACGATTACCTGCTGCGCGAATTCGGCCTGGAAGTCACCGCCGTGGTCGAACCGGCCCACGGCATCGAGCCCAGCCCGAGCCAGTTGAAAAAGACCATCGACCAGCTGCGTGAACTGGACGTCAAGGTGATCTTCTCCGAGATGGACTTCCCCTCCACCTACGTCGACACCATCCAGCGCGAGTCCGGGGTAAAGCTGTACCCGCTGTCGCACATTTCCTATGGCGACTACAGCGCCGAGAAGTACGAGAAGGAAATGGCCGGCAACCTCGACACCGTGGTCCGGGCGATCCAGGAGGCCGGCGCATGACCGCCCTGCACAGCCTGGCCCGCGGCCCGTCCATCGAGTTCGACCAGGTCAGCCTGACCCTGGGCCGCACCACCATCCTCGACAACGTCAGCTTCAAGGTGCAGCCCGGCACCCTGCATGCCCTGGTCGGCCCCAACGGTGGCGGCAAGAGCTCGCTGATCAAGACCCTGCTCGGGCAGATGCCCCACCAGGGCCAGTTGAGCCTGCAATGGCCGGGCGAACCGGGGGTGATCGGTTACGTGCCGCAAGCCCTGGAATTCGATCGCGGCCTGCCGATGACCGTCGACGACTTCATGGCCGCCATGTGCCAGCGCCGCCCGGCTTTCCTCGGCCTCAGCCGGCATTACGCCAAGGCCATAGGCGAGGCCCTGGAACGGGTCGGCATGCAGGACAAGCGCAAGCGGCGCATGGGCGCCCTGTCCGGTGGCGAACGCCAGCGGGTGCTGCTGGCCCAGGGGTTGATCCCGGCGCCGCAACTGCTGGTGCTGGACGAACCGATGTCGGCCCTCGACGAGGCCGGCATCCAGGTCTTCGAGCGCCTGCTCGGCGACTGGCGCCAGGCCGGCATCACCCTGCTGTGGATCGAACACGACCTGGAAGCGGTCGGCCGCCTGGCGGACCGGGTCACCGGCCTGCATCGCCGGGTTCTGTTCGACGCTCACCCGCAACAGGCGCTGACCCCGGAACGCCTGCTGACGCTGTTTTCCACCCACCCGCGCAGCGCGGACGTCGTCAGCGGGAGTGTTGCCTGATGAGTTACGAAGCCTTTCGTTTGATGATCCAGGGCTGGGCCTCTTCCGGTTACCTGCCGGAAGCCCTGGCCTATGGTTTTGTGGTCAACGCCCTGCTCGCCGGATTGCTGATCGGCCCGGTGCTGGGCGGCCTGGGCACTTTGGTGGTGGTCAAGCGCTTCGCCTTCTTCTCCGAAGCAGTGGGCCACGCGGCGCTGACCGGCGTGGCCATCGGCATCCTGCTCGGCGAGCCCTACACCGGCCCGTATGGCAGCCTGTTCGGCTACTGCCTGCTGTTCGGCATCCTGCTCAACTACCTGCGCAACCGCACCGGCCTGGCGCCGGACACCCTGATCGGCGTGTTCCTGTCGGTGTCCCTGGCCCTGGGCGCCAGCCTGCTGCTGATCCTCGCCGGCAAGATCAACGTGCACATCCTGGAAAACGTGCTGTTCGGTTCGGTGCTCACGGTCAACGGCAACGACCTGCTGGTG
Protein-coding sequences here:
- a CDS encoding DUF6162 family protein, producing the protein MSTSTPQVVRPAGAGHETLYVLLLCLLILGVAGSVVLWRGETREVASVDSHQLDARRDLTAGEQGLYADLRVTLDEIRLLREEAQALPTPEQLAEEGFAPFAQDASSVSRGGHVWQLRQQAYVGLSQDNAVAGSLLMRIAADPSAAPDIWLNRGPSLAAPDDLSDAALASAGWQQVVAQFDAGVTRQHRH
- a CDS encoding metal ABC transporter substrate-binding protein, yielding MPISSQRRPFLRVLLVSLFALLLSPLATADQAKRLRIGITLHPYYSYVANIVGDKADVVPLIPAGFNPHAYEPRAEDIKRIGTLDVIVLNGVGHDDFADRMIEASERPDIPVIEANQNVPLLAATGIAARGAGKVVNPHTFLSISASIAQVNNIARELGKMDPANAKAYTQNARAYGKRLRQMRADALAKLTKAPNADLRVATVHAAYDYLLREFGLEVTAVVEPAHGIEPSPSQLKKTIDQLRELDVKVIFSEMDFPSTYVDTIQRESGVKLYPLSHISYGDYSAEKYEKEMAGNLDTVVRAIQEAGA
- a CDS encoding metal ABC transporter ATP-binding protein, whose translation is MTALHSLARGPSIEFDQVSLTLGRTTILDNVSFKVQPGTLHALVGPNGGGKSSLIKTLLGQMPHQGQLSLQWPGEPGVIGYVPQALEFDRGLPMTVDDFMAAMCQRRPAFLGLSRHYAKAIGEALERVGMQDKRKRRMGALSGGERQRVLLAQGLIPAPQLLVLDEPMSALDEAGIQVFERLLGDWRQAGITLLWIEHDLEAVGRLADRVTGLHRRVLFDAHPQQALTPERLLTLFSTHPRSADVVSGSVA
- a CDS encoding metal ABC transporter permease, encoding MSYEAFRLMIQGWASSGYLPEALAYGFVVNALLAGLLIGPVLGGLGTLVVVKRFAFFSEAVGHAALTGVAIGILLGEPYTGPYGSLFGYCLLFGILLNYLRNRTGLAPDTLIGVFLSVSLALGASLLLILAGKINVHILENVLFGSVLTVNGNDLLVLLIVGALVMGLSLPLYNRIMLASFNPQLAAVRGVAVKTLDYLFVILVTLITVAAVKVIGAILVGALLVIPAAAARLLSQSLKGFFWISVLIATVSTLCGILLPILFDLPVPSGAAIILVAGVAFALAAIARGIVPSLKGNIG